The following coding sequences are from one Panicum hallii strain FIL2 chromosome 5, PHallii_v3.1, whole genome shotgun sequence window:
- the LOC112894079 gene encoding LOB domain-containing protein 40-like, producing the protein MRMSCNGCRVLRKGCSDACTIRPCLQWIKTPEAQANATVFLAKFYGRAGLLNLLAAAPADHLRPAVFRSLLYEACGRIVNPVYGSVGLLWSGQWQACQAAVEAVLKGGPVVQVDTASDAAAAPPLLGARAPGAAAYDIRHVAKDPDAAAAADLLRVARGGRSRFKRASSSTSSKPHHNKRASPSPPLRQQQEPEELEPEPMVVEHDEESAGSHDHHVQGSVDTDVEAGSHVSQTEAEAEPQSHAAPVSSQVLAEDQEEEDVGLELTLGLEPAAARQEARSARCDLSAASSLIGLRLELPA; encoded by the coding sequence ATGCGGATGAGCTGCAACGGCTGCCGCGTCCTGCGCAAGGGCTGCAGCGACGCCTGCACCATCCGCCCCTGCCTGCAGTGGATCAAGACCCCCGAGGCGCAGGCCAACGCCACCGTCTTCCTAGCCAAGTTCTACGGCCGGGCCGGGCTGCTCAacctgctcgccgccgcgcccgccgacCACCTCCGCCCGGCGGTCTTCCGCTCCCTGCTCTACGAGGCGTGCGGCCGCATCGTCAACCCGGTCTACGGCTCCGTTGGCCTGCTCTGGTCGGGCCAGTGGCAGGCGTGCCAGGCTGCCGTCGAGGCCGTGCTCAAGGGGGGCCCCGTCGTGCAGGTCGACACCGCGTCCGATGCCGCTGCGGCCCCGCCGCTGCTCGGCGCCAGGGCACCGGGTGCGGCTGCCTACGACATCCGTCACGTCGCCAAGGAccccgacgccgccgcggcggccgaccTCCTCCGCGTCGCCCGCGGCGGGCGCTCGCGGTTCAagcgcgcctcctcctccacgtcCTCCAAGCCCCACCACAACAAGCGCGCGTCGCCCAGCCCTCCCTTGAGGCAACAACAGGAGCCGGAGGAGTTGGAACCTGAGCCGATGGTCGTTGAGCACGACGAGGAGTCCGCCGGCAGCCACGACCACCATGTGCAGGGGTCCGTTGACACCGACGTGGAGGCGGGCTCCCACGTGAGCCAGACCGAGGCAGAGGCCGAGCCGCAGAGCCATGCGGCGCCGGTGAGCAGCCAGGTGCTGGCAGAGGATCAGGAAGAAGAGGATGTTGGGCTCGAGCTGACGCTCGGGCTCGAGCCAGCTGCCGCGAGGCAGGAGGCGCGTTCTGCCCGCTGCGACCTGAGCGCGGCGTCGAGCCTCATCGGCCTGCGGCTGGAGCTGCCAGCCTGA